The genomic region ttcaattcaattcaagatGCTTTGAAGAAAGGATTGTCCGAAAAGAAGTTCTTTATTGTTGTGGATGATGTTTGGAGCAATGATCATCATCAATGGAAGGATTTTCTAGCCCCTTTTCAATATGGGGTTAAGGGAAGTACTATTCTTCTGACTACTCGCAAGGTAGATGTTGGTTCAGTTGTTCAAACAAATTATCAACCTCACTATCTCATTCCATTATCAGAAGACTACTGTTGGTCAGTATTTGCAGCCAATGCTTCTTTTCCAGAATCAAATGGGAACCCGACACTAGAAGGAATAGGCAGAAGCATTGCTAGGAAGTGTGATGGTTTGCCATTAGCAGCCGAAACCCTTGGTTGCTTGTGCAGAAGGCATGATGCTAAGGAATGGGAAAAAATCTTAAGGAGTGATATTTGGGGATTTTCTACAAATGACAGTAAGATTGTTCCAGCATTGTTAATTAGTTACTTTCACCTTGCTGCACATTTGAAGCGTTGTTTTGTTCATTGTGCACTGTTTCCAAAAGATTATCACTTTAAGAAAGATGAACTAATTTTGTTGTGGATGGCCGAAGATCTTTTAAGACTaccaaagagaggagagagcttggAAGAGGTTGGTTGCAAGTGTTTTGAAGAATTAGTTTCAAGGTTATTCTTTAAAAAGCTTCAAGACGATGATGAGTATTTTGTGATGCATGATCTCTTGCATGACTTGGCAATATTCCTTGCTGGAGATTTCTATTGTAGAATAGAAGAACTTGGTGAACAAGAGGAAAAGATGGTTCTCACTCGCCATTTGTCATATTTGCCACCTGGAAGGTTAGATCATCCAATCTCAAAAGTCTTTAACTCCAACGCGAGGCTGGAATCTTTCAGGACATCGTTGTATATCGATGATTTATTCAGCATGGAAAGTGTAGCATCTAAGTTTATATGCATGAGAGTTTTATCCTTTCATAAACTTGATGTATTACCTGATTCAATAGGTGAATCGATTCATCTACGGTATTTGAATCTCTCTTCTACTGACATTAACAGGTTGCCAGAATCATTGTGCAACTTGTATAATCTACGAACATTAATATTGTACGGATGTACTAAGTTGACCATGTTGCCGATTAACATGCACAATCTTGTGAATTTACGGCATCTTGATATTAGGAAAACTTGTTTGGAAGAAATGCCTGGAGGAATAAGCAAAATGAAACACTTGCATACCTTAAGTTCCTTTGTGGTGGGGAAGCGTGAAGATAATGGAATCAAGGAATTAGGAGGGCTCTCAAATCTTCATGGATCACTTGAGCTTAAGAAGTTGGAGAATATTGTTGATGTGAAAGAAGCAGAGAATGCAAGGATGACAAACAAGAATCTCATCAACGAATTATACTTGGAGTGGTCTTCAGGCGATGATATGGTTCCGAACACAAAAGCCGAAAGAGATATACTCGATAGCTTGCAACCTCACAACAGCTTGAAAGAGTTGACAATCAAAGGATACAAGGGTACAATATTTCCAGATTGGTTGGGGAACTGTTCATACAACAATATGACAAGTGTATCTCTGGAGTCTTGCAACAATTGCTGCATGCTGCCTTCACTTGGACAGTTGCCATCTCTTAAGGCCCTGCGCATTAAAGGTTTTGGTCAGCTGAAGTGTGTTGACATGGAGTTTTACAAGGGTATTTGTGACCCTTCTTTGCATATTGCTCCTCCTTTTCCTTTGTTGGAGAGTTTGGAATTTGATAACTTGCCATGTTGGGAGGAGTGGCACTTACCTGACTCAAAAGTTTTTCCTCAGCTTAAGAGTCTTGAAATAGGAGATTGTCGAATGTTAAAGGGAGATATGCTTCATCAGGTATTCATGAGATTTGTTTCTTCTTCGTCGGATGCTTTGAAAGTTCGCAAGCTAGTTATCCAATCTCTAAGAGCAGGGTTTGCAGATATGTCACTTAAAGGGGATAAATTATCAATTAGGGCATGTGAATCTGTGGTGGAGTCTGCATTTAACGAAATGATCGGCATTAACCATCTACCCTCCCTCCAAAAAATAGAAATCTTGGGGTGTTCATTTGCTGTGTCCTGGCCGGACAATTGTTTATTACCCAAATGTTTGCAAAAGCTCGCAATCCGGCAATGCAGAAAACTGGAATTCCTGGACCAGAAGTATGATTTGGTAAAGCTACAAATAGAAGACAGTTGTGATTCACTGACCTCCTTGTCGTTGGATGTCTTTCCCAATCTCAAGAATCTCGAGATAATAGGGTGTAGGAATCTGGAATCAGTGTCAATGTCAGAGGCACCACACGCTGCTCTTCAACGTCTCTCCATTAGTTTCTGCGAGAAATTAGTGTCATTTGCAGGAGAAGGACTGGCTGCACCCAACTTGACTCATCTTCAAGTCAAAGGGTGCTGGAAGTTGGAGGCATTACCACGTGACATGAAGAGTCTACTCCCAAGTCTACAGTCTCTCAAGATATCTGGTTGCTCTGACATGTGCAGGTTGGCAGAGGGTGATTTGCCGCC from Arachis ipaensis cultivar K30076 chromosome B02, Araip1.1, whole genome shotgun sequence harbors:
- the LOC107621768 gene encoding putative disease resistance protein At3g14460 encodes the protein MAGVLVGGAFLSGFINVVLDRLISADAVNLVVGKKLSSDLVERLRNALTDAGDLVDDAEFKQLDNHDVKEWLNSLRDALYTADDLLDRVCTKAATQKVTLLGRIFNSEDRQMVNEIERVVRRIEDLENRKGKLGLEKISTASFSWKTPSTSLVKGNVCGREDDKKALIKMLNDNNEHHLSVISIVGMGGVGKTTLAQWMYNNAELMEGFDQKAWVCVSENFNIVETTRNIVKQISTNTQDLDSFNSIQDALKKGLSEKKFFIVVDDVWSNDHHQWKDFLAPFQYGVKGSTILLTTRKVDVGSVVQTNYQPHYLIPLSEDYCWSVFAANASFPESNGNPTLEGIGRSIARKCDGLPLAAETLGCLCRRHDAKEWEKILRSDIWGFSTNDSKIVPALLISYFHLAAHLKRCFVHCALFPKDYHFKKDELILLWMAEDLLRLPKRGESLEEVGCKCFEELVSRLFFKKLQDDDEYFVMHDLLHDLAIFLAGDFYCRIEELGEQEEKMVLTRHLSYLPPGRLDHPISKVFNSNARLESFRTSLYIDDLFSMESVASKFICMRVLSFHKLDVLPDSIGESIHLRYLNLSSTDINRLPESLCNLYNLRTLILYGCTKLTMLPINMHNLVNLRHLDIRKTCLEEMPGGISKMKHLHTLSSFVVGKREDNGIKELGGLSNLHGSLELKKLENIVDVKEAENARMTNKNLINELYLEWSSGDDMVPNTKAERDILDSLQPHNSLKELTIKGYKGTIFPDWLGNCSYNNMTSVSLESCNNCCMLPSLGQLPSLKALRIKGFGQLKCVDMEFYKGICDPSLHIAPPFPLLESLEFDNLPCWEEWHLPDSKVFPQLKSLEIGDCRMLKGDMLHQVFMRFVSSSSDALKVRKLVIQSLRAGFADMSLKGDKLSIRACESVVESAFNEMIGINHLPSLQKIEILGCSFAVSWPDNCLLPKCLQKLAIRQCRKLEFLDQKYDLVKLQIEDSCDSLTSLSLDVFPNLKNLEIIGCRNLESVSMSEAPHAALQRLSISFCEKLVSFAGEGLAAPNLTHLQVKGCWKLEALPRDMKSLLPSLQSLKISGCSDMCRLAEGDLPPNLKSLYVGICEQQIRDLSWMGNLDALTHLTLYGYKCKNIKSYPEVGSLPHLPSLTTLVILHFRNLETLECNELLRLTSLQQLYIGWCPKLENMEGEKLPPSLLLLDVYSCGLLEEHCKNKHQLIWPKISHIPTIQVNGKKLS